A window from Theobroma cacao cultivar B97-61/B2 chromosome 3, Criollo_cocoa_genome_V2, whole genome shotgun sequence encodes these proteins:
- the LOC18605846 gene encoding growth-regulating factor 7: protein MNMAGYSVSDKATNESSSIEAVDLGVKLQSSKLLLPGKMMVVHHDNHHRPFPPYAICYGDVDADGPTGNNKKPKTSNIYDVFQSSDSGAAAVAVAAIASGGAVGVRTLQPFDVAPTTPFAAHTAFKSPGGMAASLEFPFTNAQWKELERQAMIFKYMKASVPVPPDLLIPITGSASVPAASNSALGGGALNLRFSSRGDLEPGRCRRTDGKKWRCSRDVAPDQKYCERHMHRGRPRSRKPVELPNKKTRHTHTQALPSTSSTILTKNASPSQFLGTLAQPFRQNQTTFFLDKPSEKAATFWPVASVSSYKEPRNSDWIVSEELIPLASSDQRWHYLMQTVPTSVRSFSNADNSSVLNQNYNKEPLNLNSYANFNATEDQQSNRCPLFLNSEIVPLEKSPEIAARGFIDAWSTGVSENRKANSGTETSVSFNGKFSLSSLSLSMGVTDIRDDEMAPIHMGLGVTESDQNHEYASKSHLSSWLGPASWAASTPGGPLAEVLRPSKIASAVATTEGSSNSSSPVTGNGNSCSPPLTAVSSPSGVLQRTLASFSDSSGSSSPTLASSGAKPEIGSMWLKGN from the exons ATGAACATGGCTGGCTATAGCGTTTCAGACAAGGCAACCAATGAGAGTAGTAGCATTGAAGCTGTTGATTTGGGTGTGAAGCTGCAAAGTAGTAAATTATTGCTTCCTGGGAAGATGATGGTGGTTCACCATGATAATCATCACCGTCCATTTCCACCTTATGCAATTTGTTATGGTGATGTTGATGCTGATGGTCCCACAGGTAACAACAAGAAGCCTAAGACCAGTAATATATACGATGTTTTTCAAAGCAGTGATTCTGGTGCTGCTGCTGTTGCTGTTGCTGCTATTGCTAGTGGTGGTGCAGTTGGTGTAAGGACTCTGCAGCCTTTTGACGTTGCTCCCACTACACCCTTTGCTGCTCACACCGCCTTCAAATCCCCAG GAGGGATGGCGGCATCTTTGGAGTTTCCTTTTACAAATGCACAGTGGAAGGAGCTTGAGAGACAAGCTATGATATTCAAGTACATGAAGGCTTCTGTTCCTGTGCCACCTGATCTGCTTATTCCCATCACGGGAAGCGCCTCAGTTCCAGCTGCTTCCAACTCCGCTT TGGGTGGTGGTGCTCTAAATCTGAGGTTCTCAAGCAGAGGGGATCTTGAACCAGGGAGGTGCAGGAGAACAGATGGAAAAAAATGGAGGTGCTCTAGAGATGTGGCGCCTGACCAAAAGTATTGTGAGCGTCACATGCATAGAGGTCGTCCCCGTTCAAGAAAGCCTGTGGAACTTCCTAACAAGAAGACCCGCCATACACATACTCAAGCTCTTCCTTCAACTTCTTCCACTATTCTCACTAAGAATGCTTCTCCATCACAGTTTCTTGGAACTCTTGCTCAGCCCTTCCGTCAGAATCAGACCactttttttcttgataagcCAAGTGAAAAAGCTGCAACATTTTGGCCCGTGGCCTCTGTTTCTTCCTACAAGGAACCTAG GAACTCGGACTGGATTGTGAGTGAAGAACTCATTCCCTTGGCTTCATCTGACCAACGGTGGCATTATCTCATGCAAACAGTACCAACTTCTGTCAGATCTTTCTCCAATGCTGATAACTCATCTGTTCTCAACCAAAACTACAATAAGGAACCTCTGAACTTAAATTCATATGCAAATTTCAATGCTACAGAAGATCAACAAAGCAACCGTTGCCCTTTGTTTCTCAATTCTGAAATAGTTCCGCTAGAGAAGTCCCCAGAAATTGCTGCAAGAGGCTTTATTGATGCGTGGTCTACTGGTGTATCAGAAAACCGCAAAGCCAACTCAGGAACTGAAACCTCTGTTTCCTTTAATggaaaattctctctttcatcactttctctctcaatGGGAGTCACTGACATCAGGGATGATGAGATGGCCCCTATTCATATGGGACTGGGAGTGACTGAGTCTGATCAGAACCATGAATATGCTTCCAAATCACATCTCTCAAGCTGGTTAGGCCCTGCCTCTTGGGCTGCTTCCACACCTGGAGGCCCACTAGCAGAAGTATTAAGGCCTAGCAAGATCGCCAGCGCCGTAGCAACCACGGAAGGCAGCTCTAATTCATCATCTCCCGTTACTGGGAATGGAAATTCTTGTAGTCCACCGCTGACTGCAGTGTCTTCACCATCTGGTGTTTTACAAAGAACCCTTGCTTCATTTTCTGATAGCAGTGGTAGCAGCAGCCCAACACTGGCCAGTTCAGGGGCCAAACCTGAGATAGGTTCGATGTGGCTTAAAGGAAATTAA